TGGTGATCTCGCTAATCTTCCGCTTGCCGAAATAGGGCAATATCTTTTGCTGGATGATGTTGTCCTTGGTCAGCCACGTGTTTTCTTTCAGCCGGGGCTTCTTATCCTTGGTGTAAAGCTCCACAAAGGCTTCAAAGGTCATATCCAGATCGGAGCAGGTCTGTAACTTGAAACCGTGCTCCCAATCCTGCGCATCCCGCTTGGTGGGAAAGCCCCGCTTGCACTTCTGCCTGCGCGCTCCCGTCCAGTCGCAATACCGCGCCATGACGTACCATGTACCCCGTTTTTCGTCCTTAAATACCGGCATCCTTGTTCACTTCCTTTCCGGTTCCGTAGAAACGTTCATTAAAATACTGGCGATTGACTCGCCCCGAGATGGTGATGAAGCCCTTGCTTTTCAGTTCCTCGTTGAGCTGCCGAATGAGCTTGTAGGCATAGGGCTTCGACACGTCCAACTCTTTTGCGACTTCTTCTGCCCGAATAAATTTGTTATCCATGCTGCTTCCTCCTTTCCTCAATGATAACGCTTTTTGTTTAGCGTATGCTGATTATACTAACTCTTTTCCGTTATGTCAAGGTCTTGCGAGTGGGTAAATATAAACAAATTTATTTAATTTCTCTTGACGAATCTAAACAAATATGCTATGCTCTGTATGTCATCAAAAGAAAGATAGGAGCTGACGGTTATGGCAATCGGTGAGCGTATCCGCTTTTTCCGCAACAAGATGGGTGTCACGCAGAAGTATCTCGGTCAAGTAGTGGGCTTTCCCGAACGCTCCG
This region of Fibrobacter sp. UBA4297 genomic DNA includes:
- a CDS encoding LysR family transcriptional regulator; its protein translation is MDNKFIRAEEVAKELDVSKPYAYKLIRQLNEELKSKGFITISGRVNRQYFNERFYGTGKEVNKDAGI